The proteins below are encoded in one region of Portunus trituberculatus isolate SZX2019 chromosome 17, ASM1759143v1, whole genome shotgun sequence:
- the LOC123505171 gene encoding putative protein CRIPAK: MLLMLLLARLVEAGAPEQAVLPACVARCGAALEWWWRPPVALLQAATHCATPPCTSCRWRCRLAQVNAAVLRYRLSLLLQAGCASIPCMACWCLHRVFPGLLQAGCLPTSWAAAGVQCPPHGCCRRAVPTSWLLQACSAHLMAAAGVQCPPHGCCRRAGPTSWLLQACSAHLMAAAGVQCPPHGCCRRAVPTSWLLQACRAHLMAAAGVQCPPHGCCRRAVPTSWLLQACSAHLMAAAGVQGPPHGCCRRAGPTSWLLQAVLVHSYNLVLAGPPPTQWSVTGWPCSLHTGCCSRLALSHSRALLQAGTFGLNWTCLCC; the protein is encoded by the coding sequence atgctactgatgctgctgctggccAGGCTGGTGGAGGCTGGGGCCCCTGAGCAGGCTGTGTTGCCTGCCTGCGTAGCGCGTTGTGGCGCCGCcttggagtggtggtggcggccccCCGTGGCTCTCCTGCAGGCTGCCACCCACTGTGCCACCCCGCCCTGCACCTCATGCAGATGGCGCTGCAGGCTGGCTCAGGTTAATGCTGCTGTGCTCCGCTACAGGTTGTCCCTCCTGCTGCAGGCCGGCTGTGCTTCCATCCCGTGCATGGCCTGCTGGTGTTTGCACAGGGTATTTCCTGGCCTACTACAGGCTGGCTGTCTGCCCACCTCATGGGCTGCTGCAGGCGTGCAGTGCCCACCTCATGGCTGCTGCAGGCGTGCAGTGCCCACCTCATGGCTGCTGCAGGCGTGCAGTGCCCACCTCATGGCTGCTGCAGGCGTGCAGTGCCCACCTCATGGCTGCTGCAGGCGTGCAGGGCCCACCTCATGGCTGCTGCAGGCGTGCAGTGCCCACCTCATGGCTGCTGCAGGCGTGCAGTGCCCACCTCATGGCTGCTGCAGGCGTGCAGTGCCCACCTCATGGCTGCTGCAGGCGTGCAGGGCCCACCTCATGGCTGCTGCAGGCGTGCAGTGCCCACCTCATGGCTGCTGCAGGCGTGCAGTGCCCACCTCATGGCTGCTGCAGGCGTGCAGTGCCCACCTCATGGCTGCTGCAGGCGTGCAGGGCCCACCTCATGGCTGCTGCAGGCGTGCAGGGCCCACCTCATGGCTGCTGCAAGCTGTCCTTGTCCATTCCTATAATCTGGTCCTCGCTGGCCCTCCTCCCACCCAGTGGTCTGTCACAGGCTGGCCATGCTCCCTTCATACAGGCTGCTGCTCCAGGCTTGCTCTGTCACACTCCCGCGCCCTGCTGCAGGCTGGCACCTTTGGGCTAAACTGGACGTGTTTATGTTGCTAA